In the genome of Odontesthes bonariensis isolate fOdoBon6 chromosome 20, fOdoBon6.hap1, whole genome shotgun sequence, the window tttcttgggggaggagtcttagggggaggagtctcttcctagggagggaggagtctctgtcttgggggaggagtgtctgtatcagggggaggagtctctgtcttaggggaggagtctctgtatcaaggggtggagtctctgtcttagggggaggagtctctgtcttaggggaggagtctatgtataagggggaggagtctctgtcttagggggaggagtctatgtatcaaggggtggagtctctgtcttagggggaggagtctccgttttagggggaggggtctatgtatcaaggggtggagtctctgtcttagggggaggggtctatgtatcaaggggaggagtctatgtataagggggaggagtctatgtatcagggggaggagtctctgttttagggggaggagtctctgtcatggggtggagtctctgtatcagggggaggagtctctgtcttaggggaggagtctctgtatcagggggaggagtctctgtcatggggtggagtctctgtatcaaggggtggagtctctgtcttagggggaggagtctctgtcttaggggaggagtctatgtataagggggaggagtctctgtcttagggggaggagtctatgtatcaaggggtggagtctctgtcttagggggaggagtctccgttttagggggaggggtctatgtatcaaggggtggagtctctgtcttagggggaggggtctatgtatcaaggggaggagtctatgtataagggggaggagtctatgtatcagggggaggagtctctgttttagggggaggagtctctgtcatggggtggagtctctgtatcagggggaggagtctctgtcttaggggaggagtctctgtatcagggggaggagtctctgtcttaggggaggagtctctgtatcagggggaggagtctctgtcatggggtggagtctctgtatcagggggaggagtctatgtataagggggaggagtctctgtatcaaggggtggagtctctgtcttagggggaggagtctatgtatcagggggaggagtctctgttttaggaggaggagtctatgtatcaaggggtggagtctctgtcttagggggaggggtctatgtatcaaggggaggagtctatgtataagggggaggagtctatgtatcagggggaggagtctctgttttagggggaggagtgtctgtcatggggtggagtctctgtatcagggggaggagtctctgtcttaggggaggagtctctgtatcagggggaggagtctctgtcttaggggaggagtctctgtatcagggggaggagtctctgtcatggggtggagtctctgtatcagggggaggagtctatgtatcaaggggaggagtctctgttttaggggaggagtctctgtcttagggggaggagtctgtctcagggggaggagtctgtcacatgtgtgtgcacgtgcacatgtacacatgcacatgcacgtacgtttacgcacaaacacacaccactacacatgcacacgcaaacatgcacaaacacacacatgcatacgcacgtgcacacacacaaacgcacacttaGACACGTCTCTTCtgtagttcaaactcctttgtccttcatatgtatccttTCGAAGTAGGTcccacgcataaagccctttaaatgaccttttattgagaaagaaacacaggaatagccttcttttgcggagttaagacgaaatacggatttttgctataaaaggaattccttcagttaaaacaagttcaaactcctttgtccttcatatgtatccattcgaagtaggttccacgcataaagccctttaaatgaccttttattgagaaagaaacacaggaatagccttcttttgcggagttaagacgaaatacggatttttgctataaaaggaattccttcagtcaaaacaagttcaaactcctttgtccttcatatgtatccattcgaagtaggttccacgcataaagccctttaaatgacctttttggagaaagaaacacaggaatagccttcttttgcggagttaagacgaaatacggatttttgctataaaaggaattccttcagtcaaaacaagttcaaactcctttgtccttcatatgtatccattcgaagtaggttccacgcataaagccctttaaatgacctttttggagaaagaaacacaggaatagccttcttttgcggagttaagacgaaatacggatttttgctataaaaggaattccttcagtcaaaacaagttcaaactcctttgtccttcatatgtatccattcgaagtaggttccacgcataaagccctttaaatgacctttttggagaaagaaacacaggaatagccttcttttgcggagttaagacgaaatacggatttttgctataaaaggaattccttcagtcaaaacaagttcaaactcctttgtccttcatatgtatccattcgaagtaggttccacgcataaagccctttaaatgacctttttggagaaagaaacacaggaatagccttcttttgcggagttaagacgaaatacggatttttgctataaaaggaattccttcagtcaaaacaagttcaaactcctttgtccttcatatgtatccattcgaagtaggttccacgcataaagccctttaaatgacctttttggagaaagaaacacaggaatagccttcttttgcggagttaagacgaaatacggatttttgctataaaaggaattccttcagtcaaaacaagttcaaactcctttgtccttcatatgtatccattcgaagtaggttccacgcataaagccctttaaatgacctttttggagaaagaaacacaggaatagccttcttttgcggagttaagacgaaatacggatttttgctataaaaggaattccttcagtcaaaacaagttcaaactcctttgtccttcatatgtatccattcgaagtaggttccacgcataaagccctttaaatgacctttttggagaaagaaacacaggaatagccttcttttgcggagttaagacgaaatacggatttttgctataaaaggaattccttcagtcaaaacaagttcaaactcctttgtccttcatatgtatccattcgaagtaggttccacgcataaagccctttaaatgacctttttggagaaagaaacacaggaatagccttcttttgcggagttaagacgaaatacggatttttgctataaaaggaattccttcagtcaaaacaagttcaaactcctttgtccttcatatgtatccattcgaagtaggttccacgcataaagccctttaaatgacctttttggagaaagaaacacaggaatagccttcttttgcggagttaagacgaaatacggatttttgctataaaaggaattccttcagtcaaaacaagttcaaactcctttgtccttcatatgtatccattcgaagtaggttccacgcataaagccctttaaatgacctttttggagaaagaaacacaggaatagccttcttttgcggagttaagacgaaatacggatttttgctataaaaggaattccttcagtcaaaacaagttcaaactcctttgtccttcatatgtatccattcgaagtaggttccacgcataaagccctttaaatgacctttttggagaaagaaacacaggaatagccttcttttgcggagttaagacgaaatacggatttttgctataaaaggaattccttcagtcaaaacaagttcaaactcctttgtccttcatatgtatccattcgaagtaggttccacgcataaagccctttaaatgacctttttggagaaagaaacacaggaatagccttcttttgcggagttaagacgaaatacggatttttgctataaaaggaattccttcagtcaaaacaagttcaaactcctttgtccttcatatgtatccattcgaagtaggttccacgcataaagccctttaaatgacctttttggagaaagaaacacaggaatagccttcttttgcggagttaagacgaaatacggatttttgctataaaaggaattccttcagtcaaaacaagttcaaactcctttgtccttcatatgtatccattcgaagtaggttccacgcataaagccctttaaatgacctttttggagaaagaaacacaggaatagccttcttttgcggagttaagacgaaatacggatttttgctataaaaggaattccttcagtcaaaacaagttcaaactcctttgtccttcatatgtatccattcgaagtaggttccacgcacaaacccctttaaatgaccttttattgagaaagaaacacaggaaatcaaatgtaatgtaaaaaaatgacaCATGAATGGAAATAATGTATGTCCATTTAAAATTTCAAATAATGTCATGTAAAtcgaaatataatgtaaatacataaaaagcttgttgcatatctgcaactgtgggtgctacaagtttAAACACTCACCTGGCaggcccctaaccctaactctaactctaactctaaccctaactctaactctaactctaaccctaactctaactctaactctaaccctaactctaactctaactctaactctaactctaaccctaactctaactctaactctaactctaactctaactctaactctaactctaactctaaccctaactctaactctaactctaaccctaactctaactctaactctaactctaaccctaaccctaactctaactctaactctaactctaaccctaactctaactctaactctaactctaactctaactctaactctaactctaactctaactctaactctaactctaactctaactctaaccctaactctaactctaactctaaccctaactctaactctaactctaactctaaccctaactctaactctaactctaactctaaccctaactctaactctaactctaactctaaccctaactctaactctaactctaactctaaccctaactctaaccctaactctaactctaactctaactctaactctaactctaactctaaccctaactctaactctaactctaactctaactctaaccctaactctaaccctaaccctaactctaaccctaaccctaacgggtcccatatatatttacattatcaattaattaatagcttaaacctaattttataacgttttgtttcattattgacattgttaagcccttatgatgagtaaaaatgctgcatgacaatgctttataaataaaagttttattacaACCAGTTCAATgatcacaaaatagcaccacttccacaaaaacaaCTTCAGATCAGTTCAACAGTTAGAAATACCAACAGCCACCACAACACGAAACagtatcaaagcagcttcatcACCAAAAAAAGGGGGGCCACCATACAGTGATCCAATACGGCGCTATTAAATgaaagtatgaaactctgaaggataaaaaacatgtcAACCACTCGAGAGGAAGAACTGACTGTGTTAAGCCACTCAAAGAGCGTTGAGAAACACCTGCTGTTTGAGcttggagggagagggagagaaaggagagggggggggggagagagaggagaggaggaagaagaggagaggagaggagaaaaaaaagagggggagagagagaaagagaaagagattcaGAGCGAGATGTAGCGATTTGCCGAGACGAAGTCTCGGCACATTACGCTACATCCCGCGAAGGGACACGCCCCCGCGCGTGCGGCAGGGTCTTCGCCAGCCGCTCGCTCTATTTATGTCCCTCTGAGCTCGCGCCCCTCTGACTCACGGTTGCGCCAGCAGAGCGGGAAAAGGCTTCAAACTGCCTTTTTCATTCACACACAACAGCTCTGCCCCGGCTGGCTGGGAAGTCCTCGCTggggctcctgctgctgctgccgctgcttcacctccttcggcttttcctctgccacacacaggcatgatgggaaatgtagtctcttcttctcttctttacaATTGAATTGAGTAAGGTAAGATTGTCCCCCCATCTGTACAAgtcatttgcattttaaaataatGAACTAACATTCAGTCAGGTATTTATACAACAACCAAGTCACACTGTGAGAGAATTTAAACTGAGTTTGTCCATTGTCTTGCAGCTCTTGATTTGAGAATTGTGATGATTGGAAAAACTGCTGTGGGCAAAAGTGCAGTTGGAAACACCATTCTTGGAGAAACAAAATTCAGATCTAGTCCCGCTGCAAGTTCAGTGACAGAAGCCTGTGAAAAAGGAGTCGCTCTCTGGGGTAACAGAGTAGTTAGTGTGGTTGACACGCCAGGGATCCTGGACACTTCCAAAACGGAAGATTTCATAAAAAGAGAAATAGTGAAATGTGTCAAAGTCTCTTGTCCTGGTCCACATGTCTTCCTGCTGGTGATCCAAATTGGCCGATTCACCAAAGAAGAGAAGAACTCTGTGGAAGCACTACAGGAGCTGTTTGGTCCAAAAGCCAACCAGTTCATGATTGTGCTGTTTACCCGTGCTGGTGATCTTGGAGCCATGACCATACAGGAATATGTACGTGAAGGTGACCCGGGGCTTCAACGAGTTATCCAACGTTGTGGCGGAAGGTTCCTAGTCTTTGACAACATGAGCAAGGACAGAAAACAGGTAACGCAACTTCTGGAGATGGTCGACAACGTGGTGGCAGCAAACGGGGGGACACATTACACAGATGCAATGTATAAAGAGGTAGAGTTAGCTCAGAAAATGGGGCGAGGTGACATGGATGAAGAATTCATGATGGCTCTGATCCAACGCATCttactttttcatttgattCTTGCAAGAGAATAAGTGACCACGGTGGATTGTCTAGACTCATAATCAAGACCTAGAAAGATTTTGTTTGCTACCTTTGTAAGCAAACAGAGGAGGTTCGGCAAAGTTATAACACACTGTGTAGACAGAGGGGGAGTACAGCATTGCTTTAAATCATTTATTAGTCAAAATTGAGGAAACCTTGAGCTGTTGATTGTTATGGGGGAAATATGTGGTATCTATTATACTGAGAGTGTGATATGCTGATAATAAAACATAGTTTAGTTCTGGTAGATATAATGTTAATTTGATAAGAAGCCAATAATCATGGCGGTTTCTGGTATTTTATAATCGTGGTATTCAATATGTTAGGATTTAGCTTTGTGGTGTAGAAAATGACTTATTGATAGAATGTATTCCTTACAAAGTAATACATGATGATGGTGATAGAAAAGTATTTACTATTAATGTTTCTTGTTATTAAATTGAACTGACAAAGTCACAAAAGCAATTAGATTTGATCTAACTGTCTTTCTTTTCCCATATGTTGTAATTTTATCATCCATTCAGCAATAAGAGTAACTGTAAAACTACACGTGTATAATATGTAGATGCAAGTGATGTCTAAGCTAGCAGCCTTTTTAATACGTTGGCTCTGAGCAATTTAAACAAtgatccttttttaaaaaagttagCGAATGCTGTGGCAGACGTCACAAACTTTCACCGGGAAGGAAGCGACCAGAAGTGTCTCCTCCATAGTGATTTATCCACCTCACATTACTGAGCTTCATCCAaccttcttaaaggagaagattTGTGCTTAGCATTGCATTTGAAAATCCTTCAATTTAAAAGACCTTTTAAAGatcaataagataaaataagattttttttaaattgcatgaTAAACTACAGAGAGTATTTTATGAACGCACTTGCATGCACATATACACAGCACATGGGATTAAACTGATTTGGTTGTTTTAGctgagaaacatgtttattttgttgtactCATGATTCTGTGATTATTAAAGTCATGTCTGATTTACCTGCTTGTTCTTTAcctttaaatgaaataaatgtgagTGAATATTCAGCTCTCCTTCTTCATTATCTTTATTTGCAATAAGACACATCATTGCACTTGTTCATCAGAGAAATCAGTTGAACATCATGAATCAATTAACTGTTTTGTTTAGAGAACTTTGACATAAACACAGTTATGCTTTGCTTTATgggtatttatttataatatattttgaattaaatcttaagagcattatttaaaaaagatctctcataaatttaattgttttatgtATTATTGCCTTTCACAATATCATCTACACACTCAAAAAAAAGATCTGGTTGCCAGTCCAgggtcacactcacactcactcccaggaagccagagaacccacgcttacacggggagaacatgcaaactccacacagaaaggtccaagctgggaatcaaacctttctgtggcttttgtttgttctgtttggAAACCCTTATTATTGAAATATCAAAGCCACTGCTGCCATCTACTGGCTAACAAAACATTGACATGAAAAAGGATTAGCAGGTGATTTTGTTATTTAGAAAAGCATCTCCATTATTAAtctgattattattaaataataataataatcgtaATAACACAAGCAAACTAtcataaaacaaatacaaacaatcTTAACCTAAAAGTGCCAAAGGTATGACATCATCTTGAGGTACAATTGAACTAATAAGATTTTTGTGTCGCAAACGGTTTATTGTTTTGATATTTACAATTTACTATCGGCAAACAACTATTTCATAAACATTCTTTATCAAcaataatgtaatattttgtAATATATGACACATATTATATGTAATATAATGCAAAGTTGCCGCTGCACATTTGAAAGTGATCAGTATAAACAACAAACTCTCTCATCTGTCCATCTGCCCACACACTTGATCAAATTCAGGGTTACTATGGTGCTGGTGCATGTTGCAGCTAACACTGGCCGATCTAAATGAATTCAAACTTCATTTCTAATAGTCCTAATATATCAGTCCTTATATTTGTAACAGCTCCCACAGTGAAGTTTAAACATTAGCTAAAGAGAGCAATCACCTACAGACTGAAAGTTCACAGAAAAAGACTCAGTGAGTTGGATTCTTAGTCGTTTTTAAtagcatttatttaattatgaCACTTGACATCATGAAACATGTTGCCCAGATAAGTAGAAATTCTGTGCTTTGTCTTATAAAACAATAAGCTCTCCACATCAAACAATGATTTACTGACCAAATTATCTTTATGATCCAGGAATAAATGCCCAGGCAACGTTTGACCTCATGGAAAATCCTGGAAAAGTTACTTTATGTTAATGGTGGACAGTACAGGAAGTCACTCTTACCTAAACTATCCTTGGTGTCGTATTCAAGGACACACAGTAGTGATGTCCATGCAAAGCTTCTTGacattgagagaaaaaaacaacaacaaccagttTTCAAGCATTGGTAACAATAACCACACCAACTCCTTGTTATAGGCTTTGTGGTGCAACTTGTTGCGTCTCTCCCTGGAAACTACAGACAATTTTAAGAGCGAGCCAAAGAGGTTTTTACATGTTGAAAAGATTCACCATTGTGAGGAGAAAAATCAGGGAAAACAGACAGACTAGTACTGACTAATCCACCTCGAAGGATGTGTTACTCACCACTTCCTGTTGGGTCAAATATACATCATTAAACATAAATGCagatcaatttggctttatgaCTGTCCTATATTACCAGTCCTTAAAGTCATCCACCACATTTTGAGCAGGAACATGATTTATTTCAGGCAGttcatctctgttttttttttttagaagagcAGCAACCTTTTAAGGCCAGAAACTGATTTTGCAGGAGAATTCCAGCGCTGGTTCGTCCCTGTGAAATGTAGATTCATCCGCTGGGATCTTTACAAGGAAATATTCCCCAGAGAGTTTCTGAAATACCTACAGATGATCAGAGGCACTGTCGGGGTTCAGAAACCCCTCATGAAGATGTTGAGAGCCATTTATACTTTGTGAGTTTGCGTTCCAGTGTTAGCGTGACGAGTCTGAAATACAGCCGCTCCTCTGGGTTTCCTCCAAAATCCAAAGAATGCCCATTCTGAAATCAGTCATTTTAAGGCAAAGCTGTGATCCTTTTacgaaaaaaattaaaataaaatcctaatgagacttttctgtttctcagaAACTTGCAGTTCCTCATAAGTGTGTTTTGTTAGTGCCTTGTTAGTTAAGGTGTTTCAGGTTGTTATGCCTGATAGTGCTCAGTGTGATCGAGTGCCAGTGAGGAGGAATGAGCGTCCATCGGTGCTGCAGACGGCCGAACATGTGCTCTCGTGCAGGTTACTGTCCTGCTGCTGCATCTGAAACACGGCGAACATGTTTAGCATTAGAGGATGAGACACAGAGGCCATAAAGTTCAacaggaaaatgaatgaaataagaccTTTTAACAACCCCATTTCAAAAAGATTGGGATGCTGcgtaaaatgtcaataaaaataaataaaacaagctttttttgacatttgaagaggtttttaagctaattttaagatcactttttatcccaaa includes:
- the LOC142370470 gene encoding GTPase IMAP family member 7-like, with the translated sequence MPPELTEVLNQAVQRRVNYTEISPLLPAVRRDGSRPPKPDPPHRALDLRIVMIGKTAVGKSAVGNTILGETKFRSSPAASSVTEACEKGVALWGNRVVSVVDTPGILDTSKTEDFIKREIVKCVKVSCPGPHVFLLVIQIGRFTKEEKNSVEALQELFGPKANQFMIVLFTRAGDLGAMTIQEYVREGDPGLQRVIQRCGGRFLVFDNMSKDRKQVTQLLEMVDNVVAANGGTHYTDAMYKEVELAQKMGRGDMDEEFMMALIQRILLFHLILARE